The following coding sequences are from one Gossypium raimondii isolate GPD5lz chromosome 4, ASM2569854v1, whole genome shotgun sequence window:
- the LOC105780360 gene encoding phosphoinositide phosphatase SAC8 isoform X1 yields the protein MEVGSSSSNFKLYDQFELLEFEDRLVFKSLESPDKGFSICRRQGNIEPLSDESSSGKPPKTSTIYGVAGTIRLLAGTYVLVITSRKEVGSFLGFPVYRVESMKFLACNEALRFSNSQEKRDEAYFMSLLKTVEATPGLYYSYETDITVNLQRRCKLMEAWTSKPLWKQADPRFVWNNHLLEELIEYKLDRFIIPLLQGSFQVTQLKLKSSPATFTLLSRRCTRRLGTRMWRRGANLEGDSANFIETEQLLELEGFRCSSLQIRGSIPLLWEQIVDLSYKPQLRIIQHEQTPQVVERHFNDLYQRYGETIAVDLTDKHGDEGQLSAAYAEEMQKLPNVRYVSFDFHHVCGSSNFANLQVLYDKISEEFEKQGYFLIDKDGKILEEQRGIIRSNCIDCLDRTNVTQSYLAQKTLDIQLQRLGVFTSTEYISMFPEDYVKFRTLWAEQGDEISLEYAGTHALKGDLVRYGKQTVAGFIKDGMSALSRYYVNNFHDGIRQDALDLVSGRYTVSKSNPSPFQLNSFESFSYLPVASALLIGGLTLTTFSLQQAARNAQHYVSSVVWAGVTAGAMALVKANGRQFCSRPRLCRLL from the exons ATGGAAGTCGGATCTTCTTCAAGTAATTTCAAGCTCTACGATCAATTCGAATTGCTGGAATTTGAGGATAGGTTAGTGTTCAAATCCCTCGAATCTCCCGATAAAGGCTTTTCGATTTGCCGTCGTCAAGGAAACATCGAACCCCTATCTG ATGAATCTTCTTCTGGAAAACCACCCAAAACCTCTACCATTTATGGCGTGGCTGGAACAATTAGATTGCTTGCAG GAACATATGTACTTGTAATAACTTCAAGAAAGGAAGTTGGGAGTTTTCTAGGTTTCCCTGTCTACCGAGTTGAATCTATGAAATTCCTGGCTTGCAATGAGGCTTTGAGGTTTTCCAATTCTCAAGAA AAAAGAGACGAGGCTTACTTCATGTCCTTGTTGAAAACAGTTGAAGCAACTCCTGGATTATACTACTCATACGAAACAGATATAACAGTGAA CTTGCAGAGAAGATGCAAATTAATGGAAGCATGGACGAGCAAACCATTATGGAAACAG gCTGATCCTCGATTTGTTTGGAATAATCATCTTTTGGAGGAACTCATTGAGTACAAG CTTGACAGGTTTATCATTCCTCTCCTACAAGG AAGTTTCCAAGTCACTCAATTAAAGCTGAAGAGTTCACCTGCCACATTTACATTACTTTCAAGGAGGTGTACAAGACGTTTAG GAACACGGATGTGGAGAAGGGGAGCTAACCTCGAAGGGGACAGTGCTAACTTCATTGAAACAGAACAGTTGTTGGAGCTTGAAGGTTTCAGGTGTTCATCATTGCAG ATACGAGGCTCTATTCCACTGCTTTGGGAGCAGATTGTTGATTTAAGCTACAAACCACAGCTTAGAATTATTCAACATGAGCAGACG CCACAAGTTGTGGAGCGCCACTTCAATGATCTTTATCAAAGATATGGAGAAACTATAGCCGTGGATCTGACAGATAAA CATGGTGATGAAGGTCAACTAAGTGCTGCATATGCAGAGGAGATGCAAAAGCTTCCAAATGTGAG ATACGTATCATTTGACTTTCATCATGTTTGTGGAAGCTCGAACTTTGCTAACCTCCAAGTTCTATATGATAAAATCTCCGAGGAATTTGAAAAGCAAGG ATACTTCCTTATAGACAAAGATGGTAAGATCCTGGAGGAACAGAGAGGCATTATTAGATCTAACTGCATTGATTGCCTTGATCGAACAAACGTGACCCAG AGTTACCTTGCTCAGAAGACTTTAGACATCCAATTGCAAAGGCTTGGGGTATTTACTTCTACCGAGTACATTTCTATGTTTCCGGAAGATTATGTGAAGTTCAGAACAT TGTGGGCTGAGCAAGGTGATGAGATAAGTCTTGAATATGCTGGGACTCATGCACTGAAAGGGGATCTTGTTAG ATACGGCAAACAGACAGTAGCTGGATTTATAAAAGATGGAATGAGTGCGTTATCAAGATACTATGTGAACAATTTTCACGACGGAATTCGGCAG GATGCATTGGATCTTGTAAGTGGTCGTTATACTGTCAGTAAAAGTAATCCTTCACCATTCCAGCTAAACAGTTTCGAATCCTTCTCT TATCTTCCAGTGGCATCAGCTTTGCTGATAGGAGGTTTGACACTGACAACCTTCTCACTTCAGCAAG CGGCTCGAAACGCACAGCATTATGTGTCTTCCGTTGTCTGGGCTGGAGTGACTGCTGGAGCGATGGCTTTAGTCAAAGCTAATGGAAGGCAGTTTTGTTCTAGGCCTCGCTTGTGTCGCCTCTTGTAA
- the LOC105780360 gene encoding phosphoinositide phosphatase SAC8 isoform X2, with product MEVGSSSSNFKLYDQFELLEFEDRLVFKSLESPDKGFSICRRQGNIEPLSDESSSGKPPKTSTIYGVAGTIRLLAGTYVLVITSRKEVGSFLGFPVYRVESMKFLACNEALRFSNSQEKRDEAYFMSLLKTVEATPGLYYSYETDITVNLQRRCKLMEAWTSKPLWKQADPRFVWNNHLLEELIEYKLDRFIIPLLQGSFQVTQLKLKSSPATFTLLSRRCTRRLGTRMWRRGANLEGDSANFIETEQLLELEGFRCSSLQIRGSIPLLWEQIVDLSYKPQLRIIQHEQTPQVVERHFNDLYQRYGETIAVDLTDKHGDEGQLSAAYAEEMQKLPNVRYVSFDFHHVCGSSNFANLQVLYDKISEEFEKQGYFLIDKDGKILEEQRGIIRSNCIDCLDRTNVTQSYLAQKTLDIQLQRLGVFTSTEYISMFPEDYVKFRTLWAEQGDEISLEYAGTHALKGDLVRYGKQTVAGFIKDGMSALSRYYVNNFHDGIRQDALDLVSGRYTVSKSNPSPFQLNSFESFSYLPVASALLIGGLTLTTFSLQQGIPSCLKNKRLETHSIMCLPLSGLE from the exons ATGGAAGTCGGATCTTCTTCAAGTAATTTCAAGCTCTACGATCAATTCGAATTGCTGGAATTTGAGGATAGGTTAGTGTTCAAATCCCTCGAATCTCCCGATAAAGGCTTTTCGATTTGCCGTCGTCAAGGAAACATCGAACCCCTATCTG ATGAATCTTCTTCTGGAAAACCACCCAAAACCTCTACCATTTATGGCGTGGCTGGAACAATTAGATTGCTTGCAG GAACATATGTACTTGTAATAACTTCAAGAAAGGAAGTTGGGAGTTTTCTAGGTTTCCCTGTCTACCGAGTTGAATCTATGAAATTCCTGGCTTGCAATGAGGCTTTGAGGTTTTCCAATTCTCAAGAA AAAAGAGACGAGGCTTACTTCATGTCCTTGTTGAAAACAGTTGAAGCAACTCCTGGATTATACTACTCATACGAAACAGATATAACAGTGAA CTTGCAGAGAAGATGCAAATTAATGGAAGCATGGACGAGCAAACCATTATGGAAACAG gCTGATCCTCGATTTGTTTGGAATAATCATCTTTTGGAGGAACTCATTGAGTACAAG CTTGACAGGTTTATCATTCCTCTCCTACAAGG AAGTTTCCAAGTCACTCAATTAAAGCTGAAGAGTTCACCTGCCACATTTACATTACTTTCAAGGAGGTGTACAAGACGTTTAG GAACACGGATGTGGAGAAGGGGAGCTAACCTCGAAGGGGACAGTGCTAACTTCATTGAAACAGAACAGTTGTTGGAGCTTGAAGGTTTCAGGTGTTCATCATTGCAG ATACGAGGCTCTATTCCACTGCTTTGGGAGCAGATTGTTGATTTAAGCTACAAACCACAGCTTAGAATTATTCAACATGAGCAGACG CCACAAGTTGTGGAGCGCCACTTCAATGATCTTTATCAAAGATATGGAGAAACTATAGCCGTGGATCTGACAGATAAA CATGGTGATGAAGGTCAACTAAGTGCTGCATATGCAGAGGAGATGCAAAAGCTTCCAAATGTGAG ATACGTATCATTTGACTTTCATCATGTTTGTGGAAGCTCGAACTTTGCTAACCTCCAAGTTCTATATGATAAAATCTCCGAGGAATTTGAAAAGCAAGG ATACTTCCTTATAGACAAAGATGGTAAGATCCTGGAGGAACAGAGAGGCATTATTAGATCTAACTGCATTGATTGCCTTGATCGAACAAACGTGACCCAG AGTTACCTTGCTCAGAAGACTTTAGACATCCAATTGCAAAGGCTTGGGGTATTTACTTCTACCGAGTACATTTCTATGTTTCCGGAAGATTATGTGAAGTTCAGAACAT TGTGGGCTGAGCAAGGTGATGAGATAAGTCTTGAATATGCTGGGACTCATGCACTGAAAGGGGATCTTGTTAG ATACGGCAAACAGACAGTAGCTGGATTTATAAAAGATGGAATGAGTGCGTTATCAAGATACTATGTGAACAATTTTCACGACGGAATTCGGCAG GATGCATTGGATCTTGTAAGTGGTCGTTATACTGTCAGTAAAAGTAATCCTTCACCATTCCAGCTAAACAGTTTCGAATCCTTCTCT TATCTTCCAGTGGCATCAGCTTTGCTGATAGGAGGTTTGACACTGACAACCTTCTCACTTCAGCAAGGTATCCCTTCTTGCCTTAAAAACAAG CGGCTCGAAACGCACAGCATTATGTGTCTTCCGTTGTCTGGGCTGGAGTGA
- the LOC105780361 gene encoding protein ZW2, producing the protein MSPGSGASTSRDGGSFDTFFEGWLVRHEHYLEELLTTQQQCREYQGDDVKDLITRVLSHYQQYFEEKSRVAQRNVFLVFAPTCLSSLECASLWITGFKPGFALRLVFSSVQDLSQEQSERIERLMEETKVEERVLNDELARVQESVAAPPLLEMARKQARRMNVEGGREEALLTLRKALEEVVAGADLLRMTTTMKVVEILKPEQNVRYLTAATQLFLNLRNLGLQKDASTKG; encoded by the coding sequence ATGAGTCCAGGAAGCGGCGCCAGCACTAGCCGCGATGGTGGTTCCTTCGATACGTTCTTCGAGGGTTGGCTGGTGCGCCATGAGCATTACTTAGAAGAGTTACTCACTACTCAGCAACAATGCCGTGAATATCAGGGGGATGATGTGAAGGACCTTATAACCAGAGTGCTCTCCCACTACCAACAGTACTTCGAAGAGAAATCTCGCGTGGCGCAACGCAACGTTTTCCTTGTTTTTGCTCCGACCTGCTTATCTTCCTTAGAGTGTGCCTCGCTTTGGATAACGGGTTTCAAGCCAGGGTTCGCGTTAAGGCTAGTTTTTAGCTCCGTACAAGACCTGTCTCAAGAGCAAAGCGAAAGGATAGAGAGGTTGATGGAGGAGACCAAGGTTGAAGAAAGGGTGCTTAATGACGAGTTGGCCAGGGTTCAAGAGAGCGTAGCGGCTCCTCCTTTGCTAGAGATGGCTAGGAAACAAGCACGGCGGATGAACGTGGAAGGTGGAAGGGAGGAAGCACTGCTGACGTTGAGGAAGGCGTTAGAGGAAGTGGTGGCGGGAGCTGATTTGTTGAGGATGACGACAACAATGAAGGTGGTGGAGATACTGAAACCAGAGCAGAACGTGAGGTATTTGACAGCTGCAACGCAGTTGTTCCTTAATCTTAGAAATTTGGGGTTACAAAAGGATGCCAGCACAAAGGGATGA